The sequence AGAGCCTCGCCCGCCACCACCCGGGCCCGCTGCAGATCATTGCCGTCTGCGGCGCCAACGCCCGGCAGCAGGCGCTGCTCACGGCACTGCAAAAGCGCCTGCCCGAGCCGGTGGCGCTGAAGGTCTGCGGCCTGGTGCCGCACGCCGACCTGCTGGCCTGGATGCGCGCGGCGGACCTGTTGATCACCAAGGCCGGGGGCATGACGCCGGCCGAGGCCTTTGCCGTAGGCACCCCCACCATCTTGCTCGATGTGGTGAGCGGCCATGAGCGGGAAAACGCCGCCTTGTTCGTCCGGCTGGGGGTGGCCGATCTGGCCGACACCCTGGCGCAGGCGGGCGAGCTGGCGGCCGCGGTGCTCGCCAGCCCGCAGCGGCAGACGGCAATGCGCCGCGCCCAGCTCGCCTTTCACGACCGTGCCGGCCTCGGGCGCATCGCCCGCTTCGCGCTCGACCCGGCCCTGCCTGCGCCGGGTCTGCCTGTGGACTTCGGCGCCGAGCACGGCAGTGCCGTCGCCGACATCGACGCGGCGCTGGCGCGGCTCCAGGCCGAGGTGCCCTGCGACATCGAACTGCTGCTGTCCTACTCGACCGCCAAAACACCGCAGCGCGTGGTGCTGGAAAACCCGTTCGGGCACATTGCCATCCGCGTGGACGACACCGTCTACAGCGCCAACTATGTGGCCGTGCCGGGACAGGACCCGAACCTGCTGCAGCATGTGACGCTGGCCGACTACCTGTACGGCGTGCAGCCGCCGTCGCCGTCGCAGGTGCATACCAACACCTATGGCATGGCCAAAGGCATCACGGTGGTGGTGAATGGGTCTCGGGAATATCTTGAAACGGCGGCACAGCGCTATCCAGAGCTTGTGCCGGTGTGGGTTGAGGTATCGCCTGAGGTGCTGCGTGCGCGCTTGCAAGCGCGTGGCCGCGAGGGTGCAGAAGAGATCGAGAAGCGCTTGGCGCGCGCGCCCAAAAATCAGTTTTTGGGTCGCCGTGGCGAGCTTATCCGCAACGATGGCGAACTACACGTGGCCGGCGACACGCTGGTGAACTTGATTCGCCATTGCAGTGACTCGCCCCCTGTTCTGCAATGCGATCAACAAAAAATGGGTGACAGCGAGGCGGTTTCATGCGCGTAACTTTCTTAGGCACAGGCGCCGCCGGTGGTGTGCCACTGTTTGGTTGCCGCTGTGTGGCCTGCGAGCGAGCGCACCTGGCGCCGGCTTTTGTTCGCCGACCTTGCTCGGCACTGATTGAGTCAGGTAACACGCGCATCTTGCTGGATGCCGGATTGACGGATCTGCATGAGCGGTTTGCCCCCGGTGACCTGGATGCCATTGTCCTGACGCACTTTCACCCCGACCATGTGCAGGGCCTGTTTCATCTGCGCTGGGGTGTGGGTGCGCGCCTCGCCGTCTATGGGCCACCCGACTCGGAGGGTTGCGCCGACCTGTACAAACACCCCGGCGTGCTTGAATTTCACGCCTTGACGAAGTTTGAACCGCTGAGCATTGGAGCTTTGACACTGACACCCGTGCCCCTGATTCACTCTAAAGTGACATTTGGCTACGCTGTCGCAGCGTCTACCGGCAGCCGCTTTGCCTACCTGACCGACACGCTGGGCCTGCCACCCCGCACCGAAACTTTTTTGACCGACTGGCATCCACACGGCTTGGCACTCGACTGCAGCTTTCCGCCGCAGAGTGAAGCAAAAAATCACAACGACTGGACCACTGCGTTGGCGGTGATCGACAAAGTCAATCCCGAGCGCGCCTGGCTCACGCACATCAGCCATACGCTGGATGCCTGGCTATTTGGCACAGGCGAGTCATCCTCTCGCGCTGCCATCGCAATGGATGGTGATCGGGTTGACTTTCAGGCAAGTTCCAATAGCCCGCAACCATGATGATCAGCGGCGCTGCGCTTGCCGTGGCAGCATCAGTCGTCATGCATGTCGCCTGGAATTTGATTGCCCGGCACCAGTCGCGGGATGCCTATCCGCTTTGGTGGGTTCTGCTGGCCCATCTGGTGTTGTTGGGGCCGTGGGGTGCTTATTCACTTTTCACCGAAGTGCAGTGGACGCCCACTCTGGGCAAATGGGTACTGATTTCTGCGACTGCCAATGTGGTGTATTTCGTGGGTTTGCGTCGCGCCTACGAGCATGCGCCCGTGGCCTTCGTTTACCCACTTGTGCGCAGCTCCCCGATCCTTATTGCGTTGTGGAGCACGCTGTTCCTGGGCGAAACGTTAGGCGTTTTTGCCTGGACAGGACTCCTCGTGAGCGTCCTTGGACTGGTCGTGCTGGCGCGCGTCGGTGGCAATGCACACGACATCAGGGCCCTGCCATGGGCCTTGCTGGCGATGTTCGCAACCAGCATTTACTCTCTGACGGATAGGGCGGCCACCGCCCACATCCCGGGCTTTGGCGGGCTGGTCGGATTCATCACGATCGGCTACTTTGCATCGTGGCTGGCGCTGACGATCGATCTTCGTCGCACCACAGGGTCATGGCGACCCAAAGCCCGGATTGGCCTGCCCGTAGCCGTCGTCGGTGGACTGTGCGTTGGCTTAGCCTATGCGCTGGTTATTCACGCCATGCGTTCGATGCCTGCCGCCATCGTTGTCGCGTTTACAAACGCCGGGATTGTTCTAGCGAGCGGTGCCTCCATCTTTGTTTTCAAGGAAAGGGCGGCTTGGAAAGCAAGGGCATCCGCCGCCTTCATCGTTTGCGCAGGTTTGCTGATGCTTTCATTCAGAAACTGATGCAGGTTACGTGTTGAGGCGGTCCAATGCCGCATTTAGTGGCTCAGTCTAATTTGAGACCAATTGTTTTGAGCAAAATTTGATCGTTGGTCACTCTTGAACTTGTTTACCCAAAAGTCTTGACACTGCCAAAGCAGTTACCGATG comes from Polaromonas naphthalenivorans CJ2 and encodes:
- a CDS encoding MGDG synthase family glycosyltransferase translates to MPSLAWLSNDYPQDKVRSFLEAQAPDTVLATHYGSAQVLGTLRERGLLAQVNIGWLHTDFFEGYFPRISKRIDRTFLAHTDLESRWLAAGVPPDKVTTSGMPVRAPAADGATRETALTALGLAPDAPTVLITSGKEGVGDYALVVESLARHHPGPLQIIAVCGANARQQALLTALQKRLPEPVALKVCGLVPHADLLAWMRAADLLITKAGGMTPAEAFAVGTPTILLDVVSGHERENAALFVRLGVADLADTLAQAGELAAAVLASPQRQTAMRRAQLAFHDRAGLGRIARFALDPALPAPGLPVDFGAEHGSAVADIDAALARLQAEVPCDIELLLSYSTAKTPQRVVLENPFGHIAIRVDDTVYSANYVAVPGQDPNLLQHVTLADYLYGVQPPSPSQVHTNTYGMAKGITVVVNGSREYLETAAQRYPELVPVWVEVSPEVLRARLQARGREGAEEIEKRLARAPKNQFLGRRGELIRNDGELHVAGDTLVNLIRHCSDSPPVLQCDQQKMGDSEAVSCA
- the phnP gene encoding phosphonate metabolism protein PhnP encodes the protein MRVTFLGTGAAGGVPLFGCRCVACERAHLAPAFVRRPCSALIESGNTRILLDAGLTDLHERFAPGDLDAIVLTHFHPDHVQGLFHLRWGVGARLAVYGPPDSEGCADLYKHPGVLEFHALTKFEPLSIGALTLTPVPLIHSKVTFGYAVAASTGSRFAYLTDTLGLPPRTETFLTDWHPHGLALDCSFPPQSEAKNHNDWTTALAVIDKVNPERAWLTHISHTLDAWLFGTGESSSRAAIAMDGDRVDFQASSNSPQP
- a CDS encoding EamA family transporter translates to MMISGAALAVAASVVMHVAWNLIARHQSRDAYPLWWVLLAHLVLLGPWGAYSLFTEVQWTPTLGKWVLISATANVVYFVGLRRAYEHAPVAFVYPLVRSSPILIALWSTLFLGETLGVFAWTGLLVSVLGLVVLARVGGNAHDIRALPWALLAMFATSIYSLTDRAATAHIPGFGGLVGFITIGYFASWLALTIDLRRTTGSWRPKARIGLPVAVVGGLCVGLAYALVIHAMRSMPAAIVVAFTNAGIVLASGASIFVFKERAAWKARASAAFIVCAGLLMLSFRN